Proteins encoded together in one Oncorhynchus mykiss isolate Arlee chromosome 7, USDA_OmykA_1.1, whole genome shotgun sequence window:
- the LOC110495702 gene encoding ELAV-like protein 1 isoform X2 — translation MAVRRGHIRYLKEVYDMSNGYEDHMGGGDEVTDAKTNLIVNYLPQSMSQDELRSLFSSIGEVESAKLIRDKVAGHSLGYGFVNYLTPSDAERAINTLNGLRLQSKTIKVSYARPSSDTIKDANLYISGLPKTMTQKDVEDMFARYGRIINSRVLVDQASGLSRGVAFIRFDKRAEAEDAIKDLNGQKPPGSAEPITVKFAASPNQAKNTQLISQLYHNQGRRFGGPVHHQAQRFRFSPMSVDHMSGMSGVSVPGNATSGWCIFIYNLGQDADEGILWQMFGPFGAVTNVKVIRDFNTNKCKGFGFVTMPNYEEAAMAIGSLNGYRLGDKILQVSFKTSKGHK, via the exons ATGGCTGTTCGAAGAGGCCACATCAGGTACCTAAAA gagGTGTATGACATGTCCAACGGCTACGAGGATCACatgggaggaggagatgaggtgaCGGATGCCAAGACCAACCTGATAGTCAACTACCTTCCTCAGAGCATGAGCCAGGACGAGCTACGCAGCCTCTTCAGCAGCATTGGCGAGGTGGAGTCCGCCAAGCTCATACGGGACAAAGTGGCAG GCCACAGTTTAGGGTACGGATTTGTTAACTATCTTACCCCTAGCGATGCAGAAAGAGCTATCAATACTCTGAATGGACTAAGGCTACAGTCTAAAACTATCAAG GTTTCATATGCGCGGCCGAGCTCTGACACCATTAAAGATGCCAACCTGTACATCAGTGGCCTGCCCAAGACCATGACCCAGAAAGACGTGGAGGACATGTTCGCTCGCTACGGACGCATCATCAACTCCCGGGTGCTGGTCGACCAGGCCTCTG GCCTGTCTCGGGGGGTGGCGTTCATCCGGTTTGACAAGCGAGCGGAGGCTGAGGACGCCATCAAAGACCTGAACGGACAGAAACCCCCCGGATCCGCTGAGCCAATCACAGTGAAGTTTGCTGCCAGCCCCAACCAGGCCAAGAACACTCAGCTCATATCTCAGCTCTACCACAACCAGGGACGCCGCTTTGGAGGGCCAGTTCACCACCAGGCTCAGAGattcag GTTTTCTCCCATGTCTGTGGACCATATGAGCGGTATGTCTGGGGTGAGTGTGCCGGGGAACGCCACCTCTGGCTGGTGCATCTTCATCTACAACCTGGGCCAGGACGCCGACGAGGGCATCCTGTGGCAGATGTTCGGGCCCTTCGGCGCCGTCACCAACGTCAAGGTCATCCGCGACTTCAACACCAACAAGTGCAAAGGCTTTGGCTTTGTTACCATGCCGAACTACGAGGAGGCCGCCATGGCGATCGGCAGCCTCAACGGTTACCGCCTCGGGGACAAGATCCTGCAGGTGTCGTTCAAGACCAGCAAAGGCCacaagtag
- the LOC110495702 gene encoding ELAV-like protein 1 isoform X1, which yields MAVRRGHIRYLKEVYDMSNGYEDHMGGGDEVTDAKTNLIVNYLPQSMSQDELRSLFSSIGEVESAKLIRDKVAGTEHLVPQCTTGHSLGYGFVNYLTPSDAERAINTLNGLRLQSKTIKVSYARPSSDTIKDANLYISGLPKTMTQKDVEDMFARYGRIINSRVLVDQASGLSRGVAFIRFDKRAEAEDAIKDLNGQKPPGSAEPITVKFAASPNQAKNTQLISQLYHNQGRRFGGPVHHQAQRFRFSPMSVDHMSGMSGVSVPGNATSGWCIFIYNLGQDADEGILWQMFGPFGAVTNVKVIRDFNTNKCKGFGFVTMPNYEEAAMAIGSLNGYRLGDKILQVSFKTSKGHK from the exons ATGGCTGTTCGAAGAGGCCACATCAGGTACCTAAAA gagGTGTATGACATGTCCAACGGCTACGAGGATCACatgggaggaggagatgaggtgaCGGATGCCAAGACCAACCTGATAGTCAACTACCTTCCTCAGAGCATGAGCCAGGACGAGCTACGCAGCCTCTTCAGCAGCATTGGCGAGGTGGAGTCCGCCAAGCTCATACGGGACAAAGTGGCAGGTACGGAACACCTTGTCCCACAATGCACTACAG GCCACAGTTTAGGGTACGGATTTGTTAACTATCTTACCCCTAGCGATGCAGAAAGAGCTATCAATACTCTGAATGGACTAAGGCTACAGTCTAAAACTATCAAG GTTTCATATGCGCGGCCGAGCTCTGACACCATTAAAGATGCCAACCTGTACATCAGTGGCCTGCCCAAGACCATGACCCAGAAAGACGTGGAGGACATGTTCGCTCGCTACGGACGCATCATCAACTCCCGGGTGCTGGTCGACCAGGCCTCTG GCCTGTCTCGGGGGGTGGCGTTCATCCGGTTTGACAAGCGAGCGGAGGCTGAGGACGCCATCAAAGACCTGAACGGACAGAAACCCCCCGGATCCGCTGAGCCAATCACAGTGAAGTTTGCTGCCAGCCCCAACCAGGCCAAGAACACTCAGCTCATATCTCAGCTCTACCACAACCAGGGACGCCGCTTTGGAGGGCCAGTTCACCACCAGGCTCAGAGattcag GTTTTCTCCCATGTCTGTGGACCATATGAGCGGTATGTCTGGGGTGAGTGTGCCGGGGAACGCCACCTCTGGCTGGTGCATCTTCATCTACAACCTGGGCCAGGACGCCGACGAGGGCATCCTGTGGCAGATGTTCGGGCCCTTCGGCGCCGTCACCAACGTCAAGGTCATCCGCGACTTCAACACCAACAAGTGCAAAGGCTTTGGCTTTGTTACCATGCCGAACTACGAGGAGGCCGCCATGGCGATCGGCAGCCTCAACGGTTACCGCCTCGGGGACAAGATCCTGCAGGTGTCGTTCAAGACCAGCAAAGGCCacaagtag